In the Telopea speciosissima isolate NSW1024214 ecotype Mountain lineage chromosome 6, Tspe_v1, whole genome shotgun sequence genome, ATATACCAATAGAAACTTGGATTAATGGACTCGAATCTCTGATTTATAAAATTAATTGATAGATAGTAGCACTGACTGCATGGTGATTCTATGAATTTATTTtctctcatcaaaaaaaaaaaaaaacaaagaaaagaatttattttctttctttacccccttcttcttcttctatcttgtTGGGCAGGTATTTACTGAATGTACATTCTCCTTATTTATGATGAAATAAAACATGTGCTGGTGTATGGTAGCTCTGCTTATATGTATCTAGCGTTCTTCTCCATTTTtactcaaaaaaagaagaaaaaaaaaaaaaaacaaatagagcAACAAGCAAGTGAATTCTATGAGGCTGATAGACATACAAATTATtactaaaataaatatttgagAGTGCGAATGGTGGGATATCCTGGTGGAGCAGGAAGGACATATGGAATATTCATTCCACCAATTAATTCCATAGTATATCATTTGGGTTACCTGCATGGGAAGGGGAAGGGATCCAAATTCAGATAAAAGAGGAGTGAGTGAGTACGGGGTAACGTCCCAATTCCAGAGATCTTCACACGGTCTGTTTAATTAAATAGCCTCCGTAACCAACAAGTAAACATGAGCATCCTATTCTTACTCCAgatctttatcgtctccatttatctgtcttttcattttttccattTCATCTCATAGGAGGTGGAAAGGACTATCCTACCCTCTGCCCGAACAAATtacccgggtgggatccactcccccctattagatgaaattgaagaaatggaGGGACAGATAAATGAAGACGATAATTTTTCACCTTAACATCCCCTccaacctaaaaaaaaaaaaaaaaaagcaacctGCATATGCAAttaggatctttatcctctcaatttgcctatctgtacttgacatcaagtacatctaatagagggaggtggaccccatgAGGATTCCATTTCGGACTgtatgttcgggcagggggtatgATAATCATTTTCTACCCTTGTCAGAACATACTGCCTGAAGTGgagtccacctccctctattaaatgtacttgacgtcaaggacggacaggcaaattgagaggataaaaatttatGCAATTGAATCTCAATTCTCCATTGCACATTATTACTCCATGCCATTTGggataaagagccaattaaattaagggaaaaaggaCATTAACGGTCACGTGCGGTTTGTACCTGCGTCCAAGCAAAGCTGCACGCAAAATGCAGGTGATTGTCTAAATGCGGTACTCCCGCACTGTGCCACCGGTTagcatttctttttccttaaattaaattaaagctTTTAAAAATCGAAACCTTTCCATTAGTTCCTCAAAACTCCATGCCCTCATCTATCATGATGTCAATTCTAAAATGTCTATCATCCCCATTATCACATCGTCATTCTCTCCGGGGATTGGATTGTTTTCAGAAATATTAGCGGTGGGTGAACGTACAAAACAATTTACCTATACAAATagaataatctctctctctctctctctctctctctcaattagTGTATTGCTAAAAATAACTCACGATTGAAAAATCGTCCACCAGATAAGTtgatttcttcttattcatcatcttctttaaaATTCCAAATGCATGAGTAAGACgagagaattaaagtaggattgGTTCAACATTCCATCGAAAAAGCGTTTCAGCATTATCcaatttatatatatgtatgtatgtatatatatggtTTTAATGCACGATATTGGTCCATCTTCAAAATCTATATTAACAATATCAATTGGCACGGATCGACCAGTATCAAATAAAGAATAGATCACATGTCCCTTTTGTTTGcaaaaatggcaaaaaatggACAAATGTCTTCCTCCGACAAGTACATGTAGAGAAATTGAACTTTATTGGACAAGTTCACCTTTgatttttaaaatctttttttttttttaaactcttttACCGTTGATTTGTATCATTTCATTAATACAGTATTGACACGATAtcgaattgatggctagcaatGCCAATACACTTACTTGTATCTGGCCATGCAATAACAATACCTCAAAACCatgtagatatatatatatatatattgttccttggaaatttatcctctcaagtactATGCACCCAACACTTAAAAGATTGAGTTCCTCTTCAAGAAGCTCAGCAACCAAGGAGTGCCCGAAAGGCATCTAACCATTGGGTTGTGTCGAACACATTCTGATGGTTGATTGGGTGTGCACCGGGATGTCCGTGGCACTGCACACCCCAGCCCTTGGATGTGCCTCTAGGCACCCTAGAGACGAACCGAATCCACActtaagaggataaaaagacGTCACTACTCATGTTGCATTGCACTTGAAAGGGTGAAAATCCATTGTTCCCCATTTAGATTAggttttcatatttttaattaattaatttttttcttttctatggaTGGATTACTTAAGAAAAGATTGAAATTGTTTCCTTAGATCACAGTTCGAGGGAAACTTCCTAAGTTAGAGAAAGAGGACGTGGGTTGCACGTGGTGGGCCCTTACCTTCACAAGATATCTGACTCAGCCTTGTGACACGGCTGAAGCAGGTCCTGGTTGGTGGTGGACGGTGGTGGGCCTAGTGGCGGCCGAAAGCGAGTCTGACCCCCCACGTGTTAACTTGAACATGGCGGCGTGGGCATGTCTGTCTCGTGGATCTGCTTTTCTGCCGCAGGCGCAGACACCCCCATCACCTAAACAATAGATTTTCCAGGTTTTATTCGGATTCCgctcttttattcctttttatttgtGCTTGCCTTCTTGGATGGATCCTCCACGTTATGGGTGTTAATTGTTAAGGGGAAAGTTATCCTCCGTCCCTCCACCCGTCCGTGGGACATCCACTGTATATAGTAGGTTCTCAAATTCTTATAGCTAAGGGTATGTCCCTAGTATCGTCTCAAAATTCTCACCTGATGTTCCTTCCCGTTCTTCCCAACCGCGGTGAATGAGATActatgggtgaaagaaaacgTACGTGGTCTCTTTGTTAAGGTCGAGAGTGGAGACCATACATTATCACATACATATAGTCATATACACCCCATATAGTGCGTATAGTGTATACTATCACTAATTGATAAAGGAACAACCTCCAATGTTTTAACAAGCAAGCTAACCTTAAGGCTTAAACCAAACCCATCCATCACCCCCCCCCTTTCTCCAAATTGTTGTATTGGGAATAGTTAACTTTTTGACATGTTACTTTCTAGTTCGAGTGGTGTACACTTCACTTTATTAATTGAGATTTAGAATTCGTTTGGGAATGAGTTAAAGAAACCCcctcttttgaaaaaaaaaaaaaaatactggtGGAGGATAAGTAATGAATCCGATGAAAAGGCTTTTTAAATCTCACTTTTCAAAAAGCCAAATGGCTAAATCTTAAAAACTCAGTCATGCAAATCGCAATATTCTCTCGTAGTATTTACTATTTACTATTTACTATTTACTACAGCAGCCAACAAGTCTGAGATAGATTAATTTTCTCCACTCTTTTAAAGTGTCTTAACTCTTAAGAAGAAGCTCGATCGGGTTCTCAGCCTCTAAATTTGTCTAGAGCCTGCTGCAGCACAGACTGGTCAATAGGAGTACGCTAGTATCGTTCTGGAATCTGGACTGGATTTTTCACCTTACCAAGAAGGAAGACTCTTTTTATTTAACCTAATCTTCTACGGCGCATGCCCGTAGCAGTTAGAGTAGCGCATTGATGAAGTGCGGTGTAATGATCATTTTATCCCGATCTGAGCGTTTTATTTGAGCGAGATAAGACGATCATTACGTTTCATTTTATTAATGCACCACTCTGACCGCTACGGGCAACACGCCGTAGAGAATCACGATCCCCTTTAATTAGCCATAAATAATCACGGTTGACAATGAACTCTGCTTCAACCCCTCACATGGCGGACTTGTACGTGGAGTAACTTTAAACCCTTCGTTCTTTCTTTCCGTCTTTTGCCAAAAAGGAAATTGAATGATATCCGTAGTTAATGATCTACACAATGTGAACGTCACATGGGAGATACAAAAATTAGAGAaacaactttttatttttttaatcttatatTTTTCTCTATCCTCTCtgtcctccaccaccaccaccaaaaaagtaccaaaagaAAGGGTCCACACAAACCAACACCAACaaaattgattgattgattatcACTTTAGAGTTTGTTTTGATCAGTATTAAAATTTAGGATAAAAGTTTTAATACATGGCTCCGGAGTCCGGAGGCGACATGCATGTGACACATACTTGCATTTGTTCCAGTCATCACAACGCACTCCCAGTCGAGCCCCCACTGCTCTCCCACCTCTCTTCAGTCTCTTTGTCTGTGCAGTATTCCCTCTTCTATGCTTCTTCtgtaataatattattattattagtaaaTAAAGAAGGGGGAAATTAAGAAATCCTTGTTATCCTAGGAAGAATCCAGAGAGAGAACCCTCCTCAAAACCCAAACCTAGAAACTAACTTTTGGttttaccaaaccaaaaaaaaaaaaaaaaaaaaagaaactaactTTTGTTCTCCTCAGCAGTCGGCCACGAACAGTTGAAAAAAGCACAAAAGCAAGGATAAAAAGGTAATTTGAAGATGGAGTACGTAGGCGTAATATGACAAAAGCATGTAATTGAGTCACCGCTCTTCTTTCTCTcgtttctttttcatttcttattcTAATTTTAATCCAGAAAAGGGCCCTAAACTGTTCTATATGATCTATAGTAGTATGCCTGCTGATGTTGAAGGAGTACGCAGTAGCAGtctataaataaatatagaGTAGTAGGTTTCCAAACAGACTACCTACCAAATATGCAGCGATCGAGGAGGCCATCTCTTAGTTAGTTAGTAGTTTGGCAATACAagtcatgcatgcatgcatgctaTTATAGCTGCTGATCGACAGACCTTAATTTCCTTCTTCAATCCCCATCCCATATAGAGGTAGGTAATTGATTGAATGGCGAACTTGCAAATTGTTCAGGCCCTGAGTGGCAAAAGTGTGGAGCCACAGCATGTAGAAATGATGGTGCCTCTATACTCTTACGGTTGCGGcagaaaaataaagaaggctCTCCTCTCCCATTTCAGAGGTACGTACGTACGTACGTACGTAGTAtcatataataattaattaccATACTCCACGTTTACAGGTTTTTGCAACCATAATAGAGAGATGGATGTATATTgttttagggcaagagatctctacttgatgatCATGATGATAATTGATGATGATATTGATGATATTGTACGTACCTGGGTTATCTAACTAACTGCAGGGATATATTCGGTAACAGTGGATTACAAACTACAGAAGGTGACGGTGTGGGGTATCTGCAACAAATACGATGTCCTAGCCACCATcaggaggaagagaaaggaagcTCGTTTCTGGGACATCGACCAGCTACCCTCTTACCATCATCACCAAGATGAACCCacatgttcttcttcttcttcttctctgccgCCGCcgcctcctccccctcctcctcctcctgctaCTGCTGCGACAACAACCATGATGAGCATCATCCCCAACAAGCTCTGCTCTCTCAGTCTCTACTGGAGAACATGGAAGAATAAGAAGGGTGACTTACTAAGATCCTACTATCGTAAGCATTAGTGCCGTGGCCCAGCCCAGCTGGATTAATTAAAATTACTGCGACTTTCATCAGGACCACCGATGAGTCCGATCACCAACCCTGCACCCTCCTCGATATCAGATCGATCCCTTTCTTCCTTCTCGATCCTTCTTCTCACACcttcatttttattattattacacTAGATTAGACTACATTCTACGTAGATCCAGACTCCAACTACTGCATGCAGAGTATGATGAGAGTACGTCCGAAAAACACAAGAATAATGTACAAATTACTACTATGTAGAattgcttttattttaaattctgtGCTTCCTTTAATTCTTCTTAGGATAGACACAGACGACTCTTGTCTTAGCATTTCTCcatgaaaatttcttttttcttggcaaAAATtctccagaaaaaaaaaaaaaaaaaaaaaaaggataggaTCGAGAGCTAAATCTTCTATGAGAATATTCAATTAAAGGGGATCTCCCCCTCCAGGCCTAAGGACCTCTGCCAATTCATCAAGTAAGATGAAAGCAAAGGATTCCTAGTACTTTCTAGCTCACTTTCTGTTAAATGCAATACTAAAAAATGCCCAAAGATCCTTCCTGTATGGCACGTTTATTTTGGAACGGCGCGCATTGTTAATATTTTCATTCACGGCCTTGGGAACTCCTTTCTCCCGTCCTTCTATTACTTACTGAGTTCCACCCCATGCCCATCGGAAAAATTTTTGCTGCTACAGGAATGTTCCTCATGCTCATCGGAAAAAATTATTCGTAAATTAATTTCTACTTTTTCTTGGCTGTCAGTCTTGtaacaggaacattcctgcgacaggtgtagcagcaaaatttcgttcaTGCCCATCCCAGGACCCAAAGTTTGCATCTCCCCACATGAGACGAATGGGGACATATCCGGACCCTCCATGCATGAGATATGATTCTCATCCTCGTGTGTCTCTTTCCTCACCCATACCCTGACTTCATAAGTCATAACCAGGGTCACAATTGGGTCGGGTTTTTAGAATTATGCCTATCGCAAGTCAATTTACACTACTActaaaagtagaaaaaaaatcaatacaCAAATCCATTTGCCACGTGTCAAATATACTCAACACATGTTTAAGCACATAATTATTCACAAATAAAACATCTAATCTTAGTAGAACATCTAATTTTAAAACAGGGCCAAGTCGAGCTCAAcctaaggcctcaaccctgaccctgCCTGATCCTAGTCTTCgacctgaaaaatccaacaacTTTAGGGTTTAAAAATCCAACCCAGGCCCGTTCTGGTGCAGGGCATGTCTGGGCTCACacagccaaacttgcacccctactcaTAACAATTAATTTTCATGACCATGCCCGATGTTTGATGGTGGGTGTCAATTGCACAAAAGTCAATTCATTCATACGAACGCGATAAGCACATAGTTGACAAGACACAATATTCCAGAATTAAAGGCCTTCATGGGCTTCGACTTAGAGCCTTATATTCAAGCTCCAGCCCACCCAAAGTATGACCCAGCCTGGGCCCTGGACCTGTCAAGCTTATTTGAAGTACTAGATACGCTAATTTGGAGGGAACCGGATCCTCCCCCGCGCATCGGACGCTGGGCGGGCAGCACGCACCCAAGGACATCACCCCAGCTGTCCAACAACCAActtgagagagatagaggaggggTACGAATTCAACATTGGGTTTCTCGTACTGAGCTATATATGCATCGGCTGGTTCAATCTTTTGCTAGTAAGACCATTGCGTGAGTCccatttttatcatttacaaggggagaaaGGGTATTaatagaaacaaacaaaaaaaaaaaaaaaaaaaaaacaagtggtTACCTCTCAATTGTACATTCACCTACttgtacgtgcagatgatccttTCTCGTCGATAATTCTTGAGTATAAATATAAAAGGCACCATGAAATCTCTCGGAAAATAACAAGCAATCAGTTCCATGGGGTCAATCTTATCCAGAAATATTGGTGACCAGATTGGATCAGGCTGATCTCGAGACTTTGCTTGCAGAACTGGCCAATTTGTTAACGTCCATGGGAGGATTTTCCGGCTTCTAACTTCTGAAGAagcatttttttctttgtcttttgaTATATCATATTAatttattaagaaaagaaaagaaaactgtaCAAGAAAGTATATATATAGGGGCCCTAGCCTAAGGAAGGAAAGGGTCTTACAAACAGGGGCCCTAAGAGATAGGACATacaacaaaaaacataaaagggaACATCccaaaatacaaacaaaaggtAATTGAATGTGTCATATGTATCATAGAAACACCCCATTGATCCATAAGTCAGCTATTAAGGGGAGGTGGTTTCATTTTGAAGGTGATTGAATGACATTTGTCGAAA is a window encoding:
- the LOC122666090 gene encoding heavy metal-associated isoprenylated plant protein 6; the encoded protein is MANLQIVQALSGKSVEPQHVEMMVPLYSYGCGRKIKKALLSHFRGIYSVTVDYKLQKVTVWGICNKYDVLATIRRKRKEARFWDIDQLPSYHHHQDEPTCSSSSSSLPPPPPPPPPPPATAATTTMMSIIPNKLCSLSLYWRTWKNKKGDLLRSYYRKH